The Pseudomonadota bacterium genome includes a window with the following:
- a CDS encoding septal ring lytic transglycosylase RlpA family protein yields the protein MTGRSFPILPLLIASLFLISGCGGLSSRQVTISSGKADTKRRIDAPFKQVPKDERVPPTQKPYKIDGKTYYPLPTSHGFTQTGIASWYGKDFHGRKTSNGETYNMWDLTAAHKTLPMNTHLLVKNLENDKELTIRVNDRGPFAKGRIIDLSKEGASRLGFIDQGTAKVQITALGESFTYQQGPVSTERFREHPDFNAGEFYVQIGSFTNEENARKLKEKVLSWGKKSVIKKFDRGDQIFYRVQVRAGQTLDAAEHVEKVMNNAGFPGAFVVAR from the coding sequence ATGACCGGCAGATCTTTTCCCATATTACCCCTGCTCATCGCATCTCTCTTTCTGATAAGCGGCTGCGGAGGATTAAGCAGCCGCCAGGTCACCATCTCATCCGGTAAAGCCGACACCAAGAGAAGGATCGATGCCCCCTTCAAACAGGTCCCGAAAGATGAGCGAGTTCCCCCCACTCAGAAACCCTATAAAATCGACGGCAAAACTTATTATCCCCTGCCGACCTCACACGGCTTTACCCAGACCGGGATCGCCTCCTGGTACGGCAAAGATTTCCACGGTCGCAAAACCTCCAACGGGGAAACCTACAATATGTGGGATCTGACGGCGGCCCATAAAACCCTGCCCATGAACACCCATCTCCTAGTCAAAAACCTTGAAAACGACAAGGAACTCACCATCAGGGTCAACGACCGAGGGCCATTTGCCAAAGGCCGGATTATTGACCTTTCCAAGGAAGGGGCCTCAAGGCTTGGGTTTATCGACCAGGGGACTGCCAAAGTTCAGATCACCGCTCTGGGTGAATCTTTCACCTATCAGCAGGGTCCGGTAAGCACTGAAAGGTTCCGGGAGCATCCCGATTTCAACGCCGGAGAATTCTATGTCCAGATCGGCTCCTTCACCAACGAGGAAAACGCCCGTAAACTGAAAGAGAAGGTCCTCTCCTGGGGCAAGAAAAGTGTGATCAAGAAATTTGACCGCGGAGACCAGATCTTCTATCGGGTGCAGGTCCGTGCCGGCCAGACCCTTGACGCCGCCGAACATGTGGAAAAAGTAATGAACAATGCAGGGTTCCCCGGGGCCTTCGTGGTAGCCAGGTAA
- a CDS encoding SCP-like extracellular, translating to MPNTIEHPSRPSPTFTQILSLLFLLPTLYASELHALENRIDPEAIIKAHNNWRAEVGVSGLAWSGSLADKAIKWANELKDNENCLMVHSGPGENLYWASALKTSHARDKDGNWIWNRSTQKITEKQVVDSWAGEKEWYDHKSNSCDAPEGNSCGHYTQVIWESSTEVGCGKAVCPDSSQVWVCNYSPAGNIVGRRPY from the coding sequence ATGCCCAATACTATTGAACATCCAAGCAGACCGTCTCCCACATTTACGCAAATCCTATCACTGCTTTTTCTGTTACCCACTCTGTACGCCTCCGAACTTCATGCGCTGGAGAACAGGATCGATCCTGAGGCGATCATTAAAGCCCACAATAACTGGCGTGCTGAGGTCGGAGTATCCGGGCTTGCCTGGTCCGGATCTCTGGCCGACAAAGCCATCAAGTGGGCAAATGAATTGAAGGACAACGAGAATTGTTTAATGGTCCACAGCGGTCCCGGTGAAAACCTTTACTGGGCCAGCGCCCTGAAAACCTCTCATGCCAGGGATAAGGACGGAAACTGGATCTGGAACAGATCTACGCAGAAGATTACTGAAAAGCAGGTTGTAGACAGCTGGGCCGGTGAAAAAGAGTGGTATGACCACAAATCGAACAGCTGTGATGCCCCAGAAGGAAACAGCTGCGGCCATTATACCCAGGTGATCTGGGAGAGTTCAACGGAGGTAGGTTGCGGCAAAGCGGTCTGTCCGGACAGTTCCCAGGTCTGGGTCTGCAACTATTCTCCGGCCGGCAACATTGTCGGCAGAAGACCATACTGA